Part of the Moraxella ovis genome is shown below.
CCGCCTTGTCCGCCAACCCCAAGCGAGCCAAATTGTCATGCACACGGTTTAGACGTTTTTCGTCATTGTCTAATGCCGTAATATGTTCCACGTGAAACACATCGTTTGACAACTCCAATAGTTGAGCTAATTTCCCACCAGGGGCGGTGCAAGCGTCCAGCAGTCTTAGGTTTTTGGGTAGATTTAATGCCTTTAAAATATGTCCGCAAAGCTGGGCATGGCGGTCTTGCACACTCACAAAGCCGTCTTGAAAATGTGGCAGGAATTGTACTTTTTGCGAAGCAGTCAGCTTAATCACACGCTCGTGTGCCACGCCAAGCGGTAGGATTTCATGGGCGATATTGGCAGAATTTAACAGATTGGCATAATATGTAAGCGTGCTAAATTTGCCATTCACACGCAAAAATATCGGAGCAGACTTTCGCAAATTTTGCCCCAAATTTTCATAATAATCGCCCCAATCTTGCTTTAATTCTTTGGCAAGCCAATTCGGCAGGCTGTGATTTTTATTTGTCTTTTTGGCGAATTTTTCTTTTTTATCCGCCACTTTTCGCAATATGGCGTTAATAAGTCCCACGCCATAATTTTTATTTAAAGATTTGACCGCATTTAATGTTTCGTTAATAATGGCATAATCAGGCGTGTTCATATATAAAAGTTCATACAAGCCCATATTTAACGCACAAGCAATGCCAATATCGGTTGGGGGCTGTTTTATCAAACTCTCGCCAATGCGACTAATGGCGTGCCAATGACGAAGCGTGCCTAATAATAATTCATGAGTAAAGCCTTTTTCATTATCTTTGACGGCAGTTAATAAATCGTTCAATAATAATGATAAAGATTGCCCTTGATTGATTTTTTCAAGGGTTAGAATAATATTGGCTCGGACGGGTAATTGTGGATTGATTTGCATATTATTGCCCATTGTCAGCATTATTATCAAAAACTTGCCCGTCTTTTAATTTATCACCCACCGCAATTTGTTCAGCGGTCAAAGGCTTACCCCCTGCCCATTGCATTTTT
Proteins encoded:
- the rsmB gene encoding 16S rRNA (cytosine(967)-C(5))-methyltransferase RsmB produces the protein MQINPQLPVRANIILTLEKINQGQSLSLLLNDLLTAVKDNEKGFTHELLLGTLRHWHAISRIGESLIKQPPTDIGIACALNMGLYELLYMNTPDYAIINETLNAVKSLNKNYGVGLINAILRKVADKKEKFAKKTNKNHSLPNWLAKELKQDWGDYYENLGQNLRKSAPIFLRVNGKFSTLTYYANLLNSANIAHEILPLGVAHERVIKLTASQKVQFLPHFQDGFVSVQDRHAQLCGHILKALNLPKNLRLLDACTAPGGKLAQLLELSNDVFHVEHITALDNDEKRLNRVHDNLARLGLADKADVICADGTSYQADTPFDVIVLDAPCSATGVIRRHPDIALLRAEQDVAQTVALQADILQNLWQNLAVGGHLLYITCSLLKAENERQITNFLAKMSNAKAVDFELTLPNQIKQAVGYQCLPLNDDDGDGFYYALLQKV